The Euwallacea fornicatus isolate EFF26 chromosome 18, ASM4011564v1, whole genome shotgun sequence genome segment ACCCcataaatatgagaaaaactTCACTATTTGATTTTATCGCTGAGCAGTGGAAAACTGATACATTGCTACACCAGTTCAAATGGGCACTTTAGAAAAACGCCCTTGGAGACGCGTTATACTCGTAAAAATAGATAAATTGAGATGTAGCTAAACCTCAGAATTCGCGATTCCGGAACTGGATATAAAATGCTTCactaagaatattttaaagagcATGCTTCACACTTCaggttattgtttattattgtcaCTAACATCACAAAGAATTAGATGTTtctttatactttttatttccaacaaaCGGCAGCAGCAAAAAGCAAGTTCTCTCAGCTCAAAATTATTTGCTATTCCTTCATAGAAACTTCGCAGAGTTTGGCGCATTTTGTAATATCCTAATACGTTGGCCGGCTCGCTCGCCAGATCTATCCCCATTAGATTGTTATTCGTAAAGAATTATGAAACACCTCATTTACAAATCTGTACCTGCTGATATTAGTGAATTACTAAGCAGCATTGCGACCGCTCAAAAGGACCAAAGTGAAAAAGCAGAGACATTTATTTAAAGGTCAATGCAAAATTTGGGAAAGCGCAAAGGTGTGTTTGGGCAAACAGGGTATAAACGTATCGGACAccttttataatttcttttattagtTTGTTGATGCTCGTAATCAGAAAAGGAAACGTCGTTCAAAACGTGATAATCCAAGAGGGCgcttatggaaaaaaaaggaaaactgaTGATGGTTACCGAAACgtggaatttcaaatatgaaatcGCCACGTTGTGGAAGAGGAAAGGTTCAAATGACGAAGTGTCAATCATTTTAACTGACCTCGCATCATTTACGGTCATCGAGATCCCCATGGTTGAGCTCTAGAAacggacaccctatataggTCCGTtagtattaaataaaatagcagCTTCAACCACTTCGAGTCAGTAAAACAAATCTACAATTGTCCGCCTGTTCAAAACCTTTCAGTACACAACCGCAAATGTGATATTAGAGAAATCCGGATCCTCAACGAAAAAGGAAAGGCGGCCACCAAATCCATCCAAATCAAGAAGGGTGATTAAAATGCCATGCTCCTATACCATTAACTTAAATGCAGCCGTAACCACAAAGAAGGGACCGACCCTATTAATCCACCGTTGGCCATTTTATTGATCAAACAAACCTGCTGTCATCGATGCATAAAAATGCTGTAAATCAAGATGGTGGCCGCACGCGACCAAAGCATTAAGAGAACACGCGCGGGCTTTTTATTCCGGTACTTCGGATTTATTTTGGCGCTTTTGTCcccaattttatttattgagaaTCCGTCGGAAATATGCGATAAGAATCTTCCCAAGACACGCCAACGTTTGGTGATACTTGGTGGTCAACTGACCGTGCAACCGCCATCGCCTCCCTGCAACGCCATTGATCACGATGGCATGAACAACGAGCATGACTAATAAGCATTAGACAAAACGATTAGGACCAAGAGGGTGGTTTTAGCATATTCGAAGAAAAAACATGAAGCGCACATGAAATACTTCAACGGGTGGTCATGTGGTACTgaaaaagttctaaaaaaacgtttaaaggaaataaaattatccgCTTTAGCCGAAACAATGTGAAGAATGCATTAATGTTGGGAAAATGGGATTGCCGGTAAATGTACAAAGCGAAATTGTTATAATGGTGTAAATGAAGGTCGACCAACTTTGACTAGTGCGACGTAATTCAAATCGACAAAGGTGGAATGGTAAATGTTGGTATTCGCGCTATTTCAGTGCCCACGTAAAATGATCTATATAATCTCAAGAGCATAAGGGCCGAAAATTTGCTCGTTAAAATTAATGCATTTACACTAAATTTTATAGCATTTGACCATCTCGTGCACATGTCCGGCTCGGAACTTTTCCCTATTCACTACGAGTCTACTAAGTAGCTCTCACGACAATTAGCATGACACATTTATCGTTTACCGAGAACTTTGAATTAGGATGGTTTTTTGGAAACACCTAACCCATACTCAAAACGCATCACGGCCCCTACCTATTTCATTCGTTTAGTACCGATACTACACTATGTTGCAAGCAAAATATCACATGCAAATTGCAATAAGAACCGCAGCAAACGGAGTGTAAACGTATCGTAAATGTACAAGAAGTATCAGCAAAAAACATCACTTAAGCTCCTGCTAAGGCGTCTTTGACTTCTTCATCAAACTGTTCTTTAGTCCAAGTGGATCCGCATATGGCTGCTTCTTCCTCTTCAAAAGCGGTCTGGTTTAGGAGAATGATTTTGTTTGTAGTCGATTGCAACCTCAATTGCAAATAACCTGAATATGTCTCAATTTCGGGTTTGCGCATCATGGCCAGGTTCCAGGTCTTCAATGGAAGTGCCCAGGGTCAAACATCACCGCTGGACGAGTTGCTCTCTTTTTTTCTCAGTTTCTCAGATGTGGATCACTTTTTAATACAGATTTTCTCGATTtcaaaaatgctttgaaattaAGGTCCTCTAGaatcttaaaaatgtaatttgaatgtttttaaagTCTCAATGGAAGTATACACTGTGTCAACATAGGGCCTACTTACGTCCATTAAAGTATTAAACATCActgtaaaaaatcgaaattcttctgaaaaatttcaaaggggcAGAAATTTCCCAACTTTAACCACTTTTTATATTGTTAGCGTttactttttggaaaatcctaagagcaatttcattaaaaatacaaataaaactaACGGCTTCAATAAGATCTACCAGTCTGCGACTGGTGGATTGCTCTCCTTCTTAGAGTTCCTGAGATATGGAAGGTATTTCAATCTGTGTTTTTGAGATGCTAGAACCGACAACTCTGGAACCCAAAGATCAACCTATTAAACTTCAATAATGATTGTACTGTTATATCATGTGTTACATATCTTCATGTTATATAAAGAGTTGATGGGGCTGATGTGATGTGGTGATTAAGACATTATCCATTGGTGTGTAAAGAATTATGAACTGTTAGTTCAATCTCTGTGTTGTATTATTCAGGTGAAATTTCAAGTGAAATAATGTAACGGGGTGACGTCAATGAGTTACCACATGAGAGTGGAACTGCCTCATCTGCAAGCTGGTTGATTTATGAGGAGTGGGATACAAAACATTATTAACATCAACAATGCATTGATAGGCAGATGGTGTTAGTATTCTTCTTTGACACAGAGGcatttcattaaacaaagATCAACAATATTTGTGATGATGTCTTTGGCACCCATAGCACTCTATCCCAACTATCTGAGAGATTACCAGAAAAAAATCAGGATCACAAATGTGCATAACACCCCCAGTACTACTGAAGCTCAATGCCAAGTATGAATTACTAAGCTAAGTAAAAGGGGAACCATATAGAGCATAAAGGAGagcagaaaaaaagtttctccTAAGAACCTAATTACAGAGCTTTGGACAGTCCTCTTTAATATTACTTCATTTATTAAGTATTGGACAAAGTACACAAGGGCTATTGAAGGCTGTACTGGCTACACTCAACATTCAATTCAATCAGAGCATGCTTATTGATGCATAAAAAGGACAAATATCCGGATTTGACCAGCTCCTAAActgtcattttatttattattatatacaaAGTACATTAACAAGGTCCAAGGAAACTAGCAACAGATGGATGAAATTTGACTGCACATTCTCATGTCTAATTTTcagataaatatttattttatagtgATATTGTTTCAAAGTTAactttatgtatttttaaaaatcagggcgtttttgaaaaaaatttcacagtAATATATTGTTTCTCATTCAATTGGTTATGGGGCATGAAGGGCTCTTATAGGGAAAATACATTTCTaatcaatttttcagaaaCTAATAGTGATCAATATATGAAACCTTTCATCACTGGAATCAATTAAAAGAGAGTAGCTGAATCAACCATTAATGCACAGCATGTTCCAttagaaaaagcaaaaataatgaaaaaattcccTAAACGaggtaaataaatcaaattggACAGTTCCGCAAGAACAGATtgtgataaaaattttccaaaaaatttagcTTTTATTACATTGTCACATCAACAACAGTCCTAACTAATGTTTCtatagaatttaaaaagtgaTCAATATTCCATTACAAGAAGAGTAGAAAAGTTGcaaaactttataaaaaacTTTAGTCACTTCTAAAATAACTACACACGCGGTGcacattttcgaaaactgaAGATGGTCATAAAAGAGACTGAAACTTCAAGATAGCTACGAAGgatattttcacaaaactcAAAATGGTCGCCTATACcgctttttccaaaattcaaaatggcgcAGTATGGAGCAGACTCTATCTATCCAGAGTACTTTTATTGGTCCATTTGTTCTTCACAACCCAATTCAAATCAAACGACCACCTGTTAACCTGTTGATCATCTTCCAATGTCGCTTTATTTATGTGTTAAGAATGTAAACATAAACCAGTTATAGATTGGAAAGAATGATAGTTTATAAACAGGCTGGTTAAGTTCGTATAtagcattttaaaataaatagctGTAAAAACACAACACTCCCCCCTAAGAGAAAGAAAGGAGCTGATGCATTTTAGAcccaaattattcaatttatttattaaactagTTAACAAAGGAGGTAATTTGTCCTCTCTAGCATGAACTCCTATCAAATGAATCAATTAGTGGAGGATGCATGCAATTATAGCAACTATTAAAGGTGAAAATCTACTCAAAGTTTCAACATATTTTGTCTTCATgtcctataaaaaaaatgatcccaTTTGGATCAAACTGAGACTTACCaagaattgttattaaatccTCGTTATACTGTTCCtccattttccaaaaaaaccaCTAAACGTATCAGTTCATTTTTGATGCGAAACACTTTTTTCCCCGAAACGGAAgagattttcacattttcactaaagttttgaacttttcgTTTGATCTAGCAAGCTGCTGTTTTTCTGGGTTTTCCACGTTATTTGACTTTGACAGATAACTCTTGACTAATTACTTCGTTAGCAGCATAGGCAATCAACATTACAGAGTATTTAGAAAAGAAGATAAGAATGTGTACGGCGGTAAAAATTTGTCTCGCTCTTGAAAAGCTAAATAAACTCCGAAACATCCAATCGAAAAATCCACAATTTTGAATCACAACGGcagtaatataaataaaaaaagaaaaagcccATAACTAAGTTAGTTGGAGATGGCGCCAGGTTAGAGCATTATAACATCCACGTCGGATATGCAACCAAACAATcccggaaaataaaaaaaagctcacaataataaagtttttttttcattgttttggcTTCTGCTTGGTTTCACATCAAAACTAGATAAAAAATTGCTCACTATAATCGCGTTATCTGCTCACCGTAAGGTGACATTAAATTTAGCCCCGTGAGTTACAGTCCCATTGATAATAAGCGTTTCCATTCATACAATTTGACTTTATTGATTGAAACATCTGACATTTCTTTGAAGAAAATCTAGCAAGCGATGACCTACTCTACTAGCCCGACTGTTTACAAATTCGAGTAGACATGGCCGAATTTTCTTGCCAGCATTTTCCACTAGTTTTCCAAACGAACGGCGTGTGAAGTTCCGTGAATTTCGTCAAGGGACGGTTGTTTTCCTATCGCATTGTGATTAAATCCAGTGAATCAGTTGACAGAGTGATATAAGGGCGTTGAAGCATTTCCAGTTTCCTCAATTTTGAGTGGGCTTGGGTATGtagcaataataaacaaatgattTGCGATTTTATCAATTGTTTCATTGTTTTGCTTTTGCGTGAATGGATTGTGTAAAACAtcataaatttctaaatttacaacaattaccctgaaagtttttatttgcaatgaaattattttgaaacttgAGTAGTGATGTTTATTGAAATGGTTTAGAGCAACATGATTTGTGGTATTTTGAGGATCTTCTAGGTTTGGCATTAACATTTACTAAGCATAATAACGAATAGTAACATGTATGCTTCAGCTGTGTGCTGATACCTTTTTTCCAACATGTTTTCACAATCTGAGGATTTTGAGAGTTTCTATTTCTTGTCACTAACATGTCTGTAAGGAGGAATCTACACCTGCCCAGAGCCAATGTTGGTGCACAGCAGAAACAGGCATAATCTAAGTATCCCCACACACTAATCACTGTGCCTCATAAGCATTCACACCGCCTTGCCCCTAAAgccaattcaaaaatatacagataCATATGTTTTGACAGACCAAGTCCCTTTTTACTGCCCCAACTTTTTTGTGGTACATCACTGAGATTTGCTGACTAAAACTTTACCCCTTGAAAGAATGCagattaaaactgaaatattatatatagGATTCTTGAAAACTCTGTATGAATTTATAATACAGATAATATAAGGAAACATGCTGCAATTTGAAGCACCATAAAGTGGTTCATTACCTCTTCCTTCCATTTTATTGGTGAGTCACCTGCTTCATTGGCTCCATTGTCTACAATGCAGTTTAAACTTATAATTATTGTTGACCTCTAAAATGTGCAAATATAATTGTTCTCAGAAGAATTCTTAAGGCAGACACTTTATTCAGTTgaggaatatttattttcccaccctgtatattgtggGACCTAAAACTGCATTATTCAAAACTCACTAACCAACAGGATATCTACATAATACCAGCCAGTTTTTAACTACAAATAAACACACTCTTCTTTTCAGAATCATCAGATTTGCCCATTGTAGTCAAAATGGAGGTTACTGAAATTGAAACAGTACATGAATCAGAAATCCAAGAGACAACCAATCCTCCATCAATACCTCCAACCAGAAAGGAAAGGAATTTTCCGTTCTTGAATCTGACAGATCAAACTACATTGAACACAAGCACCCAACCAGTATTAATAGTACAGAGCCCAAAAACTCCTACTTTGTCTAGGAAACTAAAGGCGGTTAGTTTAGACAGTGAACCACAACAGCAAGGCAACACCCTAGAGGTATGAAACATACTAAgctctttatttttttgtacacaATTTGAGAGTCATTTGTCCAAAAAGGTATCTCGAGATGTCTTCTCGATGCCAAACACTCctaaaaaacaaatcaaacagAAGCACTCCTGTGATTTCGACGACGGGGCTCCCAAGAGCACTCTAGCACCAAGTTTCAACTCCAATCTCAAGAAATTTGCGTCGAACAACAGCATCAGTGGATCGCAGACCTTGAAAACTTTGCCTGAAGTTAATGCCCTGCAAGATTTTTCGGATTGCCCCAATCCAGAACCTCCAAAAGTTCGAACTAAGGGTCTATTGGAAAGAAGAGGGTCAAATGCTAGCTTGACCATAGATCTTGGCTCCACCCTCAATATTGCAGAGGTGAAGCCAGTGCCATTCAATAGATTGAACACTGCAAAAAGCGTGTCTAATTTGTATTTGAGTTCTATGAGCAGTGAGAAATGTATTTGCGCAAAGAAGTGTGGAGAAGCAATTAAggtaaaaatcatatttaaagGTCAAATTTATGacaagtattatttattataaccAGAATAGTACAGAACGACGGAAATCTCAAGAAGCTTGTGGAGACTGTACAATTTACGAATCGGAACCCAAAGTGCATTCGGGAAAACCGCGATGTCAGAATCTCAAACGATGCCACGGGTGTGCAAAATCACGGCGAAAATCTTTGTCCAATGAAAATCTCTACGTACCACCATGCGGATTTTGCGAAGGAGAAAGCAAGGAAAGCTCAGAAATGCGAAATTGCCGGAGCAGCAATAGAAAAGCGGTGTTTCCCAGACAACCCGACTTGGATTCCTCGCAACTCCTCTCTGACGACTTTAAGATGCACATACAGAACGTTCAGTATCTACAAACGGCCGGTAAACCCATGACTGTCGAAGATCTGAGACAATTTTGTGAGGTAATGATTAGAGAATTTAGTGTTTATTCAACATCACCAAATTCTAGTGTTTATAGCGTTAACCCTGCATCGACATTCAATCAAAAACACAATATTGTTGGTTAGTTCAAGACCCAATATTTGATTCTTTTAcgattgttttatttataggCTGGTCGGGTAAGAAAGCTGCAACAGGAATTTTGGGAAGTGCCATTAAACCTCCaggaaaaatgttatgtttcCGGAAGCCAAAGTAAAAACAGGTATCGGGGAGTGTGGCCTAACGAACACAGCCGAGTACGTCTTCCTAGTAGCGGGGGGTATATACACGCAAATTACATAAAGGTAGGACAGTTCAAAAGAAGATGGTTGGTTAGTTCAACCGATTTGTTTCTTTAGGGACCTGATTATACTGAAACTGCATATATTGCGACACAAGGGCCGTTATCGCATACTTGTACGGATTTTTGGGAAATGGTTTGGCACACACAAGTACGTTCTTGCTCAAAAcacaacaaaatttatttttgtgtacTGAAAACCCCATTTTTCTAGTGTAAATGTATAGTAATGCTGACAGGGCTAGTGGAGAAGGGTCGAAACAAATGCGAGCTCTACTTCCCTTTGGGTAAAAAGACTGACACTGCAGAAAAAACGTTCTTTTACGTCAAAACGCCCAAAGTGCGGGACAAATTCACCTTTGATAGCCATTTAAACAGCAACAGTTATGACATAGAAACTTACGAGTTCGAGGAGAAGAATGAGGTTACGTTtggaaaatacaaaataacttACGTGGGCCAAAGAAACATTGACGACTGTCAAATCAGGCGATTGGAATTGATAAAAACAGATATGAATGTGGAAGCAAGGACGATCAATCATTACTGGTTGTCAAATTGGCCTGACCATAAAAAGACCAATGCAGCACAGGTGCTGAAAATGGCCATTGATGTGTTGAGATTACTAGATAGTTCCAAAGATGACATATCAGGGGGTAAGTTCTAAGTCAATTTATACACCCAAAAACATGGTTAATTcatttctgttattaaatgttAGGACTGGAGCCACttcatttataacaaaaaaacattctttcTAGAATTTCTTAATGCAGTTACCAAACCTGGTGGGGAGTTGCCACAAATTGATCTCAGGAATGTTGAACCAGGGGGCAGCCATCCTAGGACACAAACAACTAGCGAATCTACTAATAGAATAGGTAACAATAGTCGTAGAAAAGACAACGGAAGTCAAAAAACGTTCAACTTCTGCATGGATAATAGTGAAACTTGCATAAACATTGACTCTCAGAATTCACAAACGGTCACCTTTAACTTTACTTCGGCTACTCAGTACAGTGAAACTGTTTATCAAAGCATTACCACTAGTGAATCCTGTTTGGCTCAAATAAGGCAAAAAGAATGCGAAGCTTCCACCAGCCAGTCAAAAAGCAGGGAAGGCTCTATATCTGACTTTAACAAAGAAGTTCTGACTAACAGATGCAGCTTAGACTCAAAGTTGCagcatttgaataaaatgagcgattttaaaaataattttaagcgAGACGTAGGGCCTCTGAAGGCGAAACCCTCAAGTTCGGAAAGAAAAAAGTCGGCCGAAAATATTCGATTGCCAATTGTTTGCCATTGCAGTGCGGGTATTGGTCGGACTGGCTGTTTTCTAGCCATTTTAAACGGAATTCAACAGCTTAGATCAAACAGTAATGTAGACATATTAGCGATTCTGTGTTCCCTGCGGTTGAATAGAGGCGGTATGGTTCAGACTGCTGAGCAGTACGAGCTAATACATCGAGTATTAAGTTTGTATAACGAGAGTATCTGAGATTTCTAGATTAATGGGCATTTATTTGAGTATTTAGTACGTTTGGAGAACTGGAACTGTGttaacaaatattaataaagtaaGTGATTGTATCAAAACGGTGGCCTGAGACACGCACATTAGATAGGAAATAGGAGAAGTgagtttttgaagaattttggGTCTGTATAAAAGTGTACTTTAATCAGAGGCAAAAGTTATCATAATGGTTAATGCACAAGGTGTAATAAATGGGTATCTCTTTTGGGTGTTTTCAAAGTAACTGCA includes the following:
- the LOC136345078 gene encoding receptor-type tyrosine-protein phosphatase S-like, translating into MEVTEIETVHESEIQETTNPPSIPPTRKERNFPFLNLTDQTTLNTSTQPVLIVQSPKTPTLSRKLKAVSLDSEPQQQGNTLEVSRDVFSMPNTPKKQIKQKHSCDFDDGAPKSTLAPSFNSNLKKFASNNSISGSQTLKTLPEVNALQDFSDCPNPEPPKVRTKGLLERRGSNASLTIDLGSTLNIAEVKPVPFNRLNTAKSVSNLYLSSMSSEKCICAKKCGEAIKNSTERRKSQEACGDCTIYESEPKVHSGKPRCQNLKRCHGCAKSRRKSLSNENLYVPPCGFCEGESKESSEMRNCRSSNRKAVFPRQPDLDSSQLLSDDFKMHIQNVQYLQTAGKPMTVEDLRQFCEAGRVRKLQQEFWEVPLNLQEKCYVSGSQSKNRYRGVWPNEHSRVRLPSSGGYIHANYIKGPDYTETAYIATQGPLSHTCTDFWEMVWHTQCKCIVMLTGLVEKGRNKCELYFPLGKKTDTAEKTFFYVKTPKVRDKFTFDSHLNSNSYDIETYEFEEKNEVTFGKYKITYVGQRNIDDCQIRRLELIKTDMNVEARTINHYWLSNWPDHKKTNAAQVLKMAIDVLRLLDSSKDDISGEFLNAVTKPGGELPQIDLRNVEPGGSHPRTQTTSESTNRIGNNSRRKDNGSQKTFNFCMDNSETCINIDSQNSQTVTFNFTSATQYSETVYQSITTSESCLAQIRQKECEASTSQSKSREGSISDFNKEVLTNRCSLDSKLQHLNKMSDFKNNFKRDVGPLKAKPSSSERKKSAENIRLPIVCHCSAGIGRTGCFLAILNGIQQLRSNSNVDILAILCSLRLNRGGMVQTAEQYELIHRVLSLYNESI